A region from the Terriglobia bacterium genome encodes:
- a CDS encoding thiamine pyrophosphate-dependent dehydrogenase E1 component subunit alpha, which produces MASNETRLSLYRALVRARELENGIISFHPYFHSAVGEEAVVVGSAFGLRPDDVYIPHYRGALAANLVRGASMHRLVAGVLGKVTAYDRGRFFSEVRGRAEPKNFSTMGGFLGTTITYGAGAALSAKLRKTDEVAVVVFGDGCANKGEFHESLNLAGVLKLPAVFICQNNQFCISMSAERGTAGRIVDRAIGYGMPGILADGNDVEAVNAALMQAVAHARAGKGPSLIDALTYRVSGHWTTDPAAYQPQEERRHWRERDPILVFENRLKAEGLVTDGDIKSIHEQAASEVTAAIAQAKSDPPPGPEELRPELVYAVGRS; this is translated from the coding sequence ATGGCATCGAATGAAACGAGATTATCGCTCTATCGCGCGCTCGTGCGCGCCCGGGAGCTGGAAAATGGCATCATAAGCTTTCATCCCTATTTTCACAGCGCTGTCGGCGAAGAGGCGGTTGTGGTGGGCAGCGCCTTCGGTCTCCGGCCCGACGACGTTTACATCCCCCATTACCGCGGGGCCTTGGCGGCAAATCTGGTGCGCGGCGCTTCCATGCACCGGCTCGTCGCCGGCGTCCTGGGAAAAGTTACGGCGTACGATCGCGGGCGGTTTTTCTCCGAGGTGCGGGGCCGAGCCGAACCCAAGAACTTCAGCACTATGGGAGGCTTTCTGGGAACTACCATCACCTACGGCGCCGGCGCCGCTCTGAGCGCGAAACTCAGGAAGACCGACGAAGTTGCCGTGGTGGTATTCGGCGATGGGTGCGCTAATAAGGGAGAATTTCACGAATCGTTGAACCTTGCCGGCGTCCTGAAATTACCCGCAGTCTTTATTTGCCAGAATAATCAGTTTTGCATTTCCATGTCCGCGGAGCGCGGCACCGCAGGGCGCATTGTAGACCGGGCCATTGGCTATGGCATGCCCGGGATTCTTGCCGACGGGAACGACGTGGAAGCGGTGAATGCAGCCCTAATGCAAGCGGTTGCTCACGCGCGCGCCGGGAAAGGTCCGTCGCTCATCGATGCGCTCACCTATCGCGTCAGCGGGCACTGGACAACCGATCCCGCCGCCTATCAGCCCCAGGAGGAGCGCCGTCACTGGCGCGAGCGAGATCCCATCCTGGTATTCGAGAATCGCCTCAAGGCGGAAGGACTGGTTACCGACGGCGATATCAAGTCCATTCACGAGCAGGCGGCCAGCGAAGTCACCGCCGCGATTGCCCAGGCGAAAAGCGATCCGCCACCCGGGCCCGAGGAGTTGCGGCCGGAACTCGTCTATGCAGTGGGCAGGAGCTGA
- a CDS encoding biotin attachment protein: MIEIKIPKLGHGSVEAKVVYWHKKAGDSVRAGESIVEIMTEKVNFEIEAPSDGVITEILVPVDEFAAEDAVVARIQGTSL, encoded by the coding sequence ATGATCGAGATCAAGATCCCAAAACTTGGACATGGATCGGTAGAGGCAAAGGTAGTTTACTGGCACAAGAAAGCCGGTGACAGTGTGCGAGCCGGTGAGAGCATCGTGGAGATAATGACGGAGAAGGTGAACTTCGAAATCGAAGCGCCTTCCGACGGCGTGATCACCGAGATCCTGGTTCCCGTGGACGAATTTGCGGCGGAGGACGCCGTAGTTGCGAGAATTCAAGGAACATCACTTTAG
- a CDS encoding carboxypeptidase-like regulatory domain-containing protein, translated as MLRPVTASLLAAVLFSLPLLSQTSATGALSGTVADSQGAVLPGVTVVLLQQETGARRTVVTDTDGVFRFALLPPGKYSVEFSISGFKTVKRTDLRVNVSETTIVNTSLQIGMRSEIIQVKADQLQVQTETSSLGQLIGENDLRDIPLTNRNYTQMLHLSAGVTASLTNAAEVGRNTQDVYVHGGTTLDNNYQMDGAQINNSYSGRAGDTTAFGGIPVPNPDAIQEFNIQTGQYDAGSGRSMGANVNVVTKSGTNDFHGAVFEYFRNDVLNANDFFLNRNGQPRPVMKQNQFGFTLGGPVKRNKLFFFGSYQGTRQVNGLGASSLRSINLPPLTNDRSAGSLGAIFAGQRGLFQMLFGGVGPAILADGSNINPVALTLLQFKLPDGSYYIPTPQIIVNGLGMSTYSVPSRFSEDQMIENVDYAISAKHTFSAHWFSGWDDEKLGFPQSSLIQNLNAVPGNGPLGAFRNHTLTAKLTSILTNNFVNEGRFSFIRNVGVTQSGAPLSAQQVGMQPGPMSSEMPSIAMPGLFSLGADINDGEKTAAENFQFADQIAWTKGKHNMRAGFGFERIRQNDNADGVERGFVVLPSFPDFLLGLPGCPPGTFPATCNPFNPGNTTGIPFSNLLVSVGFSGTVARHRRINDWSLFFQDDYKLHPQLTLNVGLRWEVNGPASEINGLITNFNPALADPVPPPGGTFSGFVVASNFPGTIPTGVTRSDNKSTLAGGTPLHNVAPRIGLAWRPIAGNQNFAVHAGYGVFYSRTSTSGIFGTSLAQPYFVLSQLSGPANTLASLQQPFNPAPPPASAFPIWTPRQVGSNMSTVVLAPDFDSPMAQQWSLNFEYELKGGVMAQLGYVGSHGTRLLELTELNQAQLASPQHPINGETTNTVENVGMRVPIVGFTPDGLRATETAGTSSYHGLEATVRKRMSHGLQIQATYTFSKILDNQVVSQNASIGTLYGGISQRMVSDGRGPAEYSRPQRLVLSYLYSFSNVHGGTGLWGKLLGGWQVSGVTTIQSGNPLTLVDARAGSIYGASLTRFFYMPANFCPGASNASLVTSGSVQSRLNGYINTNAICPPPAIGDGTGYGNIGRGALRGPDQNNWDISLAKITKVKGFTEATNVEFRVQFFNAFNHPQFDNPSLDVGSPGFGVINSTAVSPRLIQFALKYNF; from the coding sequence ATGCTCAGACCAGTCACGGCTTCGCTGCTAGCGGCGGTCTTGTTCTCGCTGCCATTGTTGTCACAAACCTCGGCTACCGGCGCGCTTTCCGGCACGGTCGCCGACTCCCAAGGTGCAGTGCTGCCGGGTGTGACCGTCGTGTTGCTCCAGCAAGAAACGGGCGCGCGACGTACTGTGGTGACTGACACGGACGGCGTATTTCGTTTTGCGTTGCTCCCACCCGGCAAGTACTCCGTCGAATTCAGCATCTCGGGTTTCAAGACTGTCAAGAGGACCGACCTCAGGGTGAACGTGTCGGAAACGACGATCGTCAACACTTCGCTGCAAATAGGTATGAGGAGCGAAATCATCCAGGTGAAGGCCGATCAGTTGCAGGTCCAAACGGAGACCTCATCGCTTGGCCAACTGATTGGCGAAAATGATCTCAGGGATATTCCCCTGACTAACCGCAATTACACCCAGATGCTGCACCTGTCGGCCGGGGTAACGGCCAGCCTCACGAACGCCGCGGAGGTGGGACGCAACACCCAGGATGTATACGTTCACGGCGGAACTACGCTGGACAACAACTACCAGATGGATGGCGCCCAGATCAACAACTCCTACAGTGGCCGTGCCGGGGACACCACGGCATTCGGTGGAATCCCCGTCCCCAATCCGGATGCCATCCAGGAGTTCAATATCCAGACCGGGCAGTACGACGCCGGCTCGGGCAGGAGCATGGGCGCCAATGTAAACGTGGTGACCAAGTCCGGCACCAACGATTTCCACGGTGCGGTTTTCGAGTATTTCCGCAACGACGTGCTTAACGCCAACGATTTCTTCCTCAACCGCAACGGCCAGCCGCGGCCGGTGATGAAACAGAACCAGTTTGGATTTACGCTGGGAGGGCCGGTCAAACGCAACAAGCTTTTCTTCTTCGGTTCCTACCAAGGCACCCGTCAGGTGAACGGGTTGGGGGCTTCTTCGCTGCGCAGCATCAACCTGCCGCCGCTCACCAACGACCGCTCCGCCGGGTCGCTGGGCGCGATATTCGCGGGGCAGCGCGGTTTGTTTCAGATGCTGTTCGGGGGCGTGGGCCCGGCGATTCTGGCGGACGGCAGCAACATCAATCCCGTGGCCCTGACACTGCTCCAATTCAAACTGCCCGACGGCAGCTACTACATCCCCACGCCGCAAATCATCGTCAATGGCCTGGGCATGTCCACCTATAGTGTGCCCTCCCGTTTTTCCGAGGACCAGATGATCGAGAACGTTGATTACGCGATCTCGGCGAAGCACACCTTCAGCGCGCACTGGTTTTCCGGTTGGGATGACGAAAAGCTGGGTTTCCCCCAGTCCAGCCTCATACAGAACTTGAACGCGGTTCCCGGGAACGGCCCGCTCGGCGCTTTCCGCAACCACACCCTGACCGCCAAACTCACTTCGATTCTTACGAACAACTTCGTGAACGAAGGCCGTTTCAGCTTCATTCGCAATGTTGGCGTTACCCAGAGTGGAGCGCCGCTAAGCGCCCAACAGGTGGGGATGCAGCCAGGCCCGATGTCGAGCGAAATGCCTTCCATCGCCATGCCGGGCTTATTTTCATTGGGCGCGGACATCAATGACGGCGAAAAGACAGCCGCTGAAAACTTTCAGTTTGCCGACCAGATTGCGTGGACGAAGGGCAAGCACAACATGCGCGCGGGGTTCGGCTTCGAGCGCATCCGTCAAAATGACAATGCCGACGGAGTGGAACGCGGATTCGTGGTGCTTCCCAGTTTCCCCGACTTCCTGCTGGGCTTGCCCGGCTGCCCCCCCGGCACCTTTCCGGCCACTTGCAATCCCTTTAACCCCGGAAACACGACCGGCATCCCGTTCAGCAACCTGTTAGTGTCCGTCGGCTTCTCCGGAACAGTGGCCCGGCACCGCCGGATCAACGACTGGTCCTTGTTCTTCCAGGACGATTACAAGCTGCACCCGCAGCTCACGCTGAATGTCGGTCTTCGCTGGGAAGTTAACGGGCCTGCCTCGGAAATCAATGGGTTGATCACTAATTTCAACCCGGCACTGGCAGATCCCGTCCCACCGCCCGGTGGAACCTTCAGCGGATTCGTAGTGGCCTCGAACTTTCCGGGCACTATACCCACAGGCGTAACGCGGAGCGATAACAAGAGCACGTTAGCCGGTGGAACCCCGCTGCACAACGTCGCTCCCCGTATCGGTCTGGCGTGGCGTCCCATCGCCGGCAATCAGAACTTCGCGGTCCATGCTGGATATGGCGTCTTTTACTCCCGCACCAGCACCAGTGGGATCTTTGGCACCAGCTTGGCGCAGCCTTATTTCGTCCTCTCCCAATTGAGCGGGCCGGCAAATACCCTGGCTAGTTTGCAGCAGCCGTTCAACCCCGCGCCGCCGCCTGCGAGCGCCTTTCCCATATGGACACCTCGGCAAGTAGGCAGCAATATGTCTACGGTGGTTCTGGCACCCGATTTTGATTCGCCGATGGCACAGCAGTGGAGCCTGAATTTCGAGTACGAGCTTAAGGGTGGCGTAATGGCCCAGCTTGGTTATGTTGGTTCGCACGGTACACGGCTACTGGAGCTGACCGAACTGAACCAGGCACAACTGGCCAGCCCGCAGCACCCCATAAATGGCGAAACGACCAACACGGTTGAGAACGTCGGGATGCGGGTACCTATCGTGGGCTTTACGCCGGACGGCCTGCGTGCCACCGAGACGGCGGGAACGAGTTCCTACCATGGACTGGAAGCGACCGTGCGCAAGCGTATGAGCCACGGACTGCAAATTCAGGCCACCTACACATTCAGCAAAATCCTGGACAACCAGGTAGTTTCTCAAAATGCTTCCATCGGCACCCTGTACGGGGGCATTTCGCAAAGAATGGTGAGCGACGGCCGCGGCCCAGCAGAATACTCGCGCCCGCAGCGCCTGGTGCTGAGCTATCTCTACAGTTTTTCCAACGTCCACGGGGGCACAGGCCTTTGGGGCAAACTGCTGGGAGGCTGGCAGGTCTCGGGTGTCACCACGATCCAAAGCGGGAATCCTCTCACGCTGGTGGACGCGCGGGCCGGATCCATCTATGGGGCCAGCCTTACGCGCTTTTTCTATATGCCCGCCAACTTCTGTCCCGGGGCCAGCAATGCCAGCTTGGTCACAAGCGGCAGCGTGCAATCACGGCTGAATGGCTATATCAACACGAACGCAATCTGCCCCCCGCCTGCGATTGGGGATGGCACCGGCTACGGCAACATTGGCCGTGGTGCGCTGAGGGGGCCAGATCAGAACAACTGGGACATATCCTTGGCCAAAATCACCAAAGTCAAGGGATTCACCGAGGCAACGAACGTGGAGTTTCGAGTGCAGTTCTTCAATGCCTTTAATCATCCGCAGTTCGACAATCCGTCTCTGGACGTGGGTTCCCCTGGTTTCGGGGTGATCAATTCCACTGCGGTATCGCCGCGGCTGATCCAGTTCGCGCTGAAGTACAACTTCTGA
- a CDS encoding IclR family transcriptional regulator yields MRSENKSTSRAVARALAIVEAFGEHDRMSCREIARRLGIPKTSAWYILRTLESQGYVLRDAEDGRYRLSMKMATFGQSLTEKRIKRLAIPVLMWLTEQTHLSTGLASSGWILHCSLPDMRPENWKISQNEFHPSPCGKLSLAYRAEPEVLAKLEQQQLMRRVPIKISNLSHLMEELAQIREQGYTVDDGRTIHGLRFVSAPVFGPCGHLKGCIGVAGFVGHIREERLPQIGASVKEAAQMLMQQLNHPDQLSAEGVGLLSDMSRRCLPGVGRILELPVVHYAHQA; encoded by the coding sequence ATGCGTTCTGAAAACAAGAGCACGTCGCGAGCGGTGGCGCGCGCGCTGGCGATCGTTGAAGCTTTTGGTGAACACGACAGAATGAGCTGCCGTGAGATTGCCCGCCGCCTGGGGATTCCCAAAACGTCTGCTTGGTACATCCTGCGGACACTTGAGTCACAGGGCTACGTGCTGCGAGATGCCGAAGACGGGCGCTACCGGCTGAGCATGAAAATGGCAACTTTCGGCCAATCCTTGACCGAGAAGCGCATCAAGCGATTGGCGATTCCCGTTCTAATGTGGCTTACGGAGCAAACTCATCTCAGCACTGGTTTGGCCAGTTCTGGCTGGATCTTGCATTGCTCTTTGCCGGACATGAGACCGGAGAACTGGAAAATTTCTCAGAATGAGTTTCATCCCTCGCCCTGCGGCAAACTCTCCTTGGCCTACCGTGCCGAGCCGGAAGTGCTCGCCAAGCTGGAGCAGCAACAGCTGATGCGCCGTGTGCCGATCAAGATTAGCAACTTGTCCCATCTTATGGAGGAACTCGCACAGATCCGAGAACAGGGCTACACGGTGGATGATGGAAGAACCATCCACGGACTGCGCTTCGTTTCCGCCCCGGTCTTCGGACCTTGCGGGCATTTGAAAGGTTGCATCGGTGTGGCCGGATTTGTTGGCCATATACGCGAGGAGAGGTTGCCGCAGATAGGGGCCTCGGTGAAGGAAGCGGCACAGATGCTAATGCAGCAGCTGAACCATCCCGACCAGCTCTCGGCAGAAGGAGTGGGACTCTTGTCTGATATGTCGCGACGCTGCCTTCCCGGCGTCGGACGCATCCTCGAACTACCAGTTGTGCACTACGCTCACCAAGCCTGA
- the nth gene encoding endonuclease III has product MATKKKAAKKPAAAKKTKSAGTAGGGANAKRVAAILAGLDAAYPAASCELQHDNPFQLLVSTILSAQCTDVRVNEVAKTLYAKYPAPEAFAYATPSKLEQEIRPTGFFRNKTKSIMGASKAIVEKFGGKVPRTMEEMLTLPGVARKTANVVLGTAYGIASGVVVDTHVLRLSKRLGLSQHEDPKGVEADLMRVIPKEKWILFSHQIIWHGRRVCQARKPKCAECNLEPLCHSKDKTV; this is encoded by the coding sequence ATGGCGACCAAGAAAAAAGCAGCGAAGAAACCAGCAGCGGCCAAGAAGACAAAATCAGCAGGAACGGCGGGAGGCGGGGCGAACGCCAAGCGGGTGGCGGCGATCCTCGCGGGGCTGGATGCGGCGTATCCGGCGGCGAGCTGCGAGCTGCAGCACGACAATCCGTTTCAGCTGCTGGTCTCCACGATCCTCTCGGCGCAGTGCACCGACGTGCGCGTCAACGAAGTGGCCAAGACGCTGTACGCGAAATATCCGGCGCCGGAAGCATTTGCCTATGCGACGCCGAGCAAGCTGGAGCAGGAGATCCGGCCGACGGGATTTTTCCGCAACAAGACGAAATCGATCATGGGGGCAAGCAAGGCCATCGTGGAAAAGTTCGGCGGGAAGGTGCCGCGGACGATGGAAGAGATGCTGACGCTGCCGGGGGTGGCGCGGAAGACGGCGAACGTGGTGCTGGGCACGGCGTACGGGATCGCCAGCGGCGTGGTGGTGGATACGCACGTGCTGCGGCTCTCGAAGCGGCTGGGTCTTTCGCAGCACGAAGACCCGAAGGGGGTCGAAGCGGATCTGATGCGGGTGATTCCGAAAGAGAAATGGATTCTTTTTTCCCACCAGATCATCTGGCACGGGCGGCGGGTCTGCCAGGCGCGCAAGCCGAAATGCGCGGAGTGCAACCTGGAGCCGCTGTGCCATTCGAAGGACAAGACGGTCTGA
- the rdgB gene encoding RdgB/HAM1 family non-canonical purine NTP pyrophosphatase, with protein MRAPAKLFLASSNAGKLREFRALARVFAPGVALELELLPGFESLPAFEETAATFAENALGKALYYSRLREGLVFADDSGLVVPALGGAPGVQSARYAGAEASNERRIQKLLGALRGKTGAGRAAHFVCAIALAERGRAVAVVTGRVDGEILKAPRGGGGFGYDPIFYFPALGKTFAEMAPEEKNLYSHRGRAFRKLLQLFV; from the coding sequence GTGCGCGCACCCGCTAAGTTGTTCCTCGCATCGTCCAACGCCGGAAAGCTGCGGGAGTTTCGTGCGCTTGCGCGCGTGTTCGCGCCTGGCGTTGCGCTGGAACTGGAGCTGCTGCCGGGGTTCGAGTCTCTGCCGGCATTTGAAGAAACCGCGGCGACGTTCGCGGAGAACGCGCTGGGCAAGGCGCTGTACTATTCGCGGCTGCGCGAGGGGCTGGTCTTTGCGGACGATTCGGGGCTGGTGGTTCCGGCGCTGGGCGGAGCACCGGGGGTGCAATCGGCGCGCTACGCCGGAGCGGAGGCCAGCAATGAGCGGCGAATCCAGAAATTGCTGGGTGCGCTGCGCGGCAAGACGGGAGCAGGGCGCGCGGCGCATTTCGTCTGCGCGATTGCGCTGGCTGAACGCGGGCGCGCGGTGGCAGTGGTGACCGGCCGGGTGGACGGGGAAATCCTGAAGGCGCCGCGGGGCGGCGGGGGGTTCGGCTACGATCCGATCTTTTACTTCCCCGCCCTGGGCAAGACCTTCGCCGAGATGGCCCCTGAGGAAAAGAACCTGTACAGCCACCGCGGGCGGGCGTTTCGCAAATTGCTGCAGCTGTTTGTGTAG
- the rph gene encoding ribonuclease PH, whose product MRIDGRSADQMRSLKITPDFISSAEGSVLIELGNTRVICTATVDDGVPSFLKGSGKGWVTSEYGMLPRATEQRTPREAARGKQSGRTLEIQRLIGRSLRAVTDQKALGERTVWLDCDVIQADGGTRTASITGAFVALALAFERMVAAGILKTLPLTDTVAATSVGMVDGRALLDLSYEEDARAEVDMNVVMTGSGKFVEIQATAEGQPFSGGEMQDLLALAAAGIRRLTEQQRAVLPVQFSARTR is encoded by the coding sequence TTGCGAATTGACGGCCGGAGCGCCGACCAGATGCGGTCCCTGAAGATCACGCCGGATTTTATTTCCTCGGCGGAGGGCAGCGTGCTGATCGAGCTGGGCAACACGCGGGTGATCTGCACGGCCACGGTGGATGACGGGGTGCCGTCGTTTCTGAAGGGCAGCGGCAAGGGCTGGGTGACCAGCGAATACGGGATGCTGCCGCGGGCCACGGAGCAGCGCACGCCGCGGGAAGCGGCGCGGGGCAAGCAGTCCGGGCGGACGCTGGAGATCCAGCGGCTGATCGGGCGCTCGCTGCGCGCGGTGACCGATCAGAAAGCGCTGGGGGAGCGCACCGTGTGGCTGGATTGCGACGTGATCCAGGCCGACGGGGGAACGCGCACGGCTTCCATCACCGGGGCGTTCGTCGCGCTGGCACTGGCGTTCGAGCGCATGGTCGCGGCGGGGATACTGAAGACGCTGCCGCTGACCGACACGGTGGCCGCCACGAGCGTGGGCATGGTGGACGGGCGCGCGCTGCTGGACCTGTCGTACGAAGAGGACGCGCGCGCGGAAGTGGACATGAACGTGGTTATGACCGGAAGCGGGAAATTCGTGGAGATTCAGGCCACGGCCGAGGGCCAGCCGTTTTCCGGCGGAGAGATGCAGGATCTGCTGGCGCTGGCCGCCGCGGGAATCCGCCGGCTGACCGAACAGCAGCGCGCCGTCCTGCCCGTGCAATTCAGTGCGCGCACCCGCTAA
- a CDS encoding GerMN domain-containing protein, producing the protein MSPRWRVWLVAGLAAAVVAGAIYFPVLRRRIQRAARLQAQSIEQARRELSQPVAVAPGEPRVKAQLFWASPEEDGGLAAVTVELPLTNEPVLRAKQVLNTLLAGPVDTELRTLPPDAALLEFYLLPDGTAIADFSEPLATSLPSGIESEKLAVESITRTLEANVPQVQRLKILIHGQETETLAGHLDLTEPFVVRTGGSTAPAAPGTMPGAAKPSIVAPAATAAPAAGPPAKLTPGTAPGKLSPAEKKP; encoded by the coding sequence ATGAGTCCGCGCTGGCGTGTCTGGCTGGTTGCCGGGCTGGCGGCGGCGGTAGTGGCCGGCGCGATCTATTTTCCGGTGCTGCGCCGGCGCATCCAGCGCGCGGCCCGGCTGCAAGCACAGTCGATCGAGCAGGCGCGGCGCGAGCTTTCGCAGCCGGTGGCAGTTGCGCCAGGGGAGCCGCGGGTCAAGGCCCAGCTGTTCTGGGCTTCGCCGGAGGAAGACGGCGGACTGGCTGCCGTGACGGTGGAGCTGCCCCTGACGAACGAGCCGGTGCTGCGGGCCAAGCAGGTGCTGAACACGCTGCTCGCGGGACCGGTGGACACGGAACTGCGCACCCTGCCGCCAGACGCGGCGCTGCTGGAATTTTATCTCCTGCCGGACGGCACAGCGATTGCGGATTTCTCCGAGCCGCTGGCGACTTCCCTGCCCTCCGGGATCGAAAGTGAAAAGCTGGCGGTGGAGTCCATCACGCGGACGCTGGAAGCCAATGTGCCGCAGGTGCAGCGGCTGAAGATACTGATACATGGGCAGGAGACGGAGACACTGGCGGGACATCTGGACCTGACGGAACCGTTTGTGGTGAGAACGGGAGGGAGCACGGCGCCCGCAGCGCCGGGAACGATGCCGGGCGCGGCGAAGCCCTCTATCGTTGCGCCCGCCGCAACGGCGGCTCCGGCAGCGGGGCCGCCGGCGAAGTTGACACCCGGCACGGCGCCCGGCAAACTGAGCCCGGCGGAGAAGAAACCGTGA
- a CDS encoding N-acetylmuramoyl-L-alanine amidase — MLLDVRIAAFLLFLTGMLIPGACAQTPAAPAGRSAPNAAQQQTPATIPAAAQAAPQTEPPQQRTGLRMVVLDPAHGGTDPGARGTGGMRESELVLSFAAQIRAALEKQGFSVLLTRQGNDNPSFDDRAAMANAQRGAVFITLHIGSTGLPGSVRVYTLPDFPAAAPAPGRLLPWDRAQAAALPLSRRLAELAQAEFSQRFKGSPSSAQTAPVRQLRSLALPAIAVELSSVSVEDSAVLEQMGPDVASALARAVAEFKAVYDAAQVPGAQP, encoded by the coding sequence ATGCTGCTCGACGTGCGTATCGCGGCTTTCCTTCTATTTCTGACCGGCATGCTGATTCCCGGGGCGTGCGCGCAGACGCCGGCAGCGCCCGCAGGCAGGAGCGCGCCGAATGCAGCGCAACAGCAGACGCCGGCGACGATTCCAGCCGCGGCGCAGGCCGCTCCACAGACCGAGCCGCCGCAGCAGCGGACGGGGTTGCGGATGGTGGTGCTGGACCCGGCGCACGGGGGGACGGATCCCGGAGCGCGGGGCACGGGCGGGATGCGCGAGAGCGAGCTGGTGCTGAGCTTTGCGGCGCAGATCCGCGCGGCGCTGGAAAAGCAGGGCTTTTCCGTGCTGCTGACGCGGCAAGGCAACGACAATCCTTCCTTCGACGACCGGGCGGCCATGGCCAATGCGCAGCGCGGGGCGGTCTTTATAACCTTGCACATCGGTTCGACCGGGCTGCCCGGCAGCGTGCGCGTCTATACGCTGCCGGACTTTCCGGCTGCGGCGCCGGCGCCGGGCAGGCTGCTGCCGTGGGACCGGGCACAGGCCGCGGCGCTGCCGCTGAGCCGCAGGCTCGCGGAGCTCGCGCAGGCCGAGTTCTCGCAGCGGTTCAAAGGATCACCCAGCAGCGCGCAGACGGCCCCGGTGCGGCAACTGCGCTCGCTGGCCTTGCCGGCCATCGCCGTGGAACTCTCGAGCGTCTCCGTGGAAGATAGCGCGGTGCTGGAGCAGATGGGACCGGACGTGGCCAGCGCCCTTGCGCGCGCGGTGGCTGAATTCAAGGCGGTTTACGACGCCGCGCAGGTCCCGGGAGCGCAGCCATGA
- a CDS encoding APC family permease, whose product MVSGGTYGTEEIVHGAGYGRAILILLFTPLLWSLPTAFLIGELGSALPAEGGYYAWVRRGLGNFWGFQEAWLSLVASIFDMAIYPTLFVAYLTRLEPWFGFGHRGVLVALGVVVACAALNIAGIRIVGMTSLWLFFLLSAPFALVVLLSPFKMGALAAAHTAPVTSTVGLLGGTLIAMWNYMGWDNASTIAQEVERPHRTYPRAMLAAVILVSLTYILPVLAVYLTGIPAAAFETGSWADLAGLIGGNWLRVALVLGGMMSGFGMFNALVMSYSRLPLAMAQDGMLPKFFAKVHPKTRAPWVAILVCATGWALCLGLGFERLVTLDVMLYGASLSLEFVTLVALRIREPQLRRAFRVPGGLAGAVLLGVFPMLLLSLSVVRSQREEFLGMNGLVFGVLIIAAGFAIYGLRTLLPATRVAGPVVAGSLEATTEHAD is encoded by the coding sequence ATGGTGTCGGGGGGAACCTACGGCACGGAAGAGATCGTGCATGGGGCGGGCTACGGGCGGGCGATCCTGATTTTGCTGTTCACGCCGCTGCTGTGGAGCCTGCCGACGGCGTTCCTGATCGGGGAACTGGGGAGTGCGCTGCCGGCCGAGGGCGGCTACTACGCGTGGGTGCGGCGGGGGCTGGGCAATTTCTGGGGCTTTCAGGAGGCGTGGCTGTCGCTGGTGGCCAGCATATTTGACATGGCCATCTACCCGACGCTGTTCGTAGCCTACCTGACGCGGCTGGAGCCGTGGTTCGGCTTCGGGCATCGCGGGGTGCTGGTGGCGCTGGGCGTGGTGGTGGCCTGCGCGGCGCTGAACATTGCGGGGATCCGGATCGTGGGGATGACCTCGCTGTGGCTGTTCTTCCTGCTGTCGGCGCCGTTCGCGCTGGTGGTGCTGTTATCGCCGTTTAAGATGGGCGCGCTGGCCGCGGCGCATACCGCGCCGGTGACCTCCACGGTGGGGCTGCTGGGGGGCACGCTCATCGCCATGTGGAACTACATGGGCTGGGACAACGCCTCGACGATTGCGCAGGAAGTGGAGCGGCCACACCGCACCTATCCGCGGGCGATGCTGGCGGCGGTGATCCTCGTTTCGCTGACTTACATCCTGCCGGTGCTGGCGGTGTACCTCACGGGGATCCCGGCCGCGGCGTTCGAAACCGGGTCGTGGGCCGACCTGGCCGGGCTGATCGGCGGGAACTGGCTGCGCGTGGCCCTGGTGCTGGGCGGAATGATGAGCGGCTTCGGGATGTTCAACGCCCTGGTGATGAGCTATTCGCGGCTGCCGCTGGCCATGGCCCAGGATGGAATGCTGCCGAAGTTTTTCGCGAAGGTGCACCCTAAGACGAGGGCGCCGTGGGTGGCCATCCTGGTCTGCGCGACGGGCTGGGCGCTGTGCCTGGGGCTGGGATTCGAGCGCCTGGTGACGCTGGACGTGATGCTGTACGGGGCCAGCCTGTCGCTGGAATTCGTGACGCTGGTGGCGCTGCGCATTCGCGAGCCGCAACTGCGGCGGGCGTTTCGCGTGCCCGGGGGCCTGGCCGGGGCCGTGCTTCTGGGCGTCTTTCCCATGCTGCTGCTGAGCCTCTCGGTAGTGCGCAGCCAGCGCGAGGAGTTCCTGGGGATGAACGGGCTGGTCTTTGGCGTGCTCATCATCGCGGCGGGATTCGCGATCTATGGCCTGCGCACGCTGCTGCCGGCGACGCGGGTTGCCGGGCCTGTGGTGGCCGGCTCGTTGGAAGCCACCACCGAGCACGCAGACTAG